The genomic stretch TCTGTACAGTAGTCTAatccaagctttaaaaaaaagcttgagaTTGTCTAAACAATCACCTTGGAGATTTTGTTGTGTGATTTCATGCATGCTTAgatcacttctctctctctctctttctgcagcCACAAGAACTAACAAGAACTAAAACCTGCGACAATGAAAGATTATTCTTTACAGTTTTTCATTCCAGGACATGAGACCTTAAGAAAACACCTATGTCATGGGACTGACGATGAAACATAGGAAGCTCATAAGAACTGTAGTGACAGCTTTTGCAAATCATTGCCTATCCACTGGTAGAATAAGGCAGCAGTACAGTTTAAGACTGTTGAGCAATTAGATATGTTTGGTCACTACTGGTCTGATATGGATTAACTGCGAGTTTAGATGAGATGATCGATGTTCATTTTTAATCTTACTGCCTACTATCTCCAAGTTGTGGCGTTTGGACTCTCATTATGCCAAGAGTTGTATGCATATTCGTATGATatgccacagaaatgtaacagaaaaagGATTGGGGGTAAGGAAACTCTTATTCCATGCATCTAGTTATGAAACAGAAGTGTACGGGTAAAGATTCAGATCCCAAAGTTCCTGAAAATATACATAGAACAATTTTTATTAACTTCATCGAGTCATGAATTAAGTCTTAACTAATTTGTTCAAGATCAAAAGGGGGAAGTCTGAGGTAGTCTGAAAACTGAATTTGTTATTCTTCGTCCAGGTCTTTAAAGTGGTGACCTGCTGTGTTCTCTAGTCCTGGTCCTGTCTTGCTGTATATCTTTGtatacagaaggaaaaattaattcAGGAAATACCTCTCAACAGATTGATTCAGGGTTTCAAATGATCCATTCACCAGTCTTTGGAAGTTTCTCATAACTTTCCCTGTATACTACTAAAGTTTGCCATTGGGTGCCCATTCACTTCACGTAATTATAAGCATCTTACTTCATTTTTGGAACTTCATAGCCACAATAGTTGCTTGTTGAAAGCACCATCTTTTGTGCTTTTTGTGCTTCAAAGTTCAGATTGGGTCACTGAAGCAACTGGACCAAATCCATAAAGAACTATGTGTGAAAAGTGCATAGCCTTTCTGCCTTCAAGCTGAAACTCATTCTGTGGCTGTAAATCAAGTGCAGATGGTAGATTAAGAAACATCATCTGTAGTTGGAGATGCTGGTCAGCCAAGTGGAGTGGCCAAGAACATGTCTCATCGAGCCATATGAAAGCACTGTGGTGATGCAGATCTGACACGTGCAAACCTCACTGAGGTGGTGTCCCAGAAGGCATTTGCATTTGAAACTTTTCTTTGAGTGGGGTACAATGACAAGTTTCCTGAAATCTCTTTCAGGAGGCTCAGAGAGCCTCAACATGCTTTttcacttcttcctcagtgactAGTGACGTGGGGTGTTCAGGCTGGGCTGTATTAACAAGGCAGCATCATGTAATCTGAGAACGGTAATGAAGTTAGTTACTAACCTTCCTTGACAGATTCCCAAGCAAGGGCAAAGCAGGACATAGCCCTAAGCATCTCTATAACATTTAAATAGGAATCAGGCATTCAAACCTGTGAATGGATGAAAATGAGCTCTGGACAATATAGACATTATTTTCTGACTTGGGATCTCAGCCAGACAGGCAGAAGGAACAACGCATTGAACTCACAGCACATGGCGTGTTTCCATCTGAAATATACTGACTACTTTGGGGATGGGTGTACTGAATTACACACCACTTCTTCCTCCTGGTGACTGTGGAGGATACCATGAGCTGTCAGTGCATTATGCTAGATCAGACCTCTCTATTTCATTTAGCCTTCCTTCAAGTTAAGCTCAATCAAGTTCAAAAATCTTCTCAGCTTCCTTTACCTTAAAGCAATCCTTTCaggatattaagaaaaaaacaaacaaacaaaaacaaacaaacaaaaaaaaaaaacccagaagccaGATCTCTGAATTCTCAGGCTCCTAAACCATAAAACTAAtcttaaaattttgaaaactaCTTATCAtgatatttttcttattattcatCCTTAAATATGGTAAATGGACTAGACCAGCAGTTACTAACTTCAGACTACAGTGATCTGTGGGGTCATGATATGCTCTGTGCAGCAATAGTGGCTAACTTCAACTTGACTTAATAAAGGTTTATGGGAGTACAGGAGAACTTCTGGGAATAAGAGTGGCTGACTGATCAAAAATGTAGGACAAGCTCATTGAACAACCCTGTTTCCCATCtagttgtttttcctttgtggTAGTAGCATTGCACTGTAGCATTAAAAGCTAAACTAGTATATTtagctgaaaataaatatatttcatacCAAAATATATACTAAGTTTTGCAGAGCATTTGAGACAGAATCTCAGCTGATCTTAATTAGCATAGTCTGATGGACCCATGTCGGCTTACAACGCTGAGGATGTGCTCTCAATTTTCATGGTAAATCTATTTCCAAGGCATCTGGCAAAGTCCTAGTCACTGTGGCTTTGCAGCAAGAGAGTTAACAAGGTAGTGATGCTTgggaaaagttttttttatcaTCTACCCATGAGGATACAAATGTGGAGCATATGAAGCTTAGGATATAAGGCCACGTTGAAGCCTACCCATTGATTTTACTAGGTTGATCAGGGCCTCAGTGACCTTTCTGAGTGACAAGCTGGAAGTATGGAATGTAGTCTTTAGAGGAAAGTGCAGACAAGACCAGGAGCTAATGGGGAGGAGTCGTGAGGAAGAGGTCCCTAGGTAACTAGGGACTAGGTGagtggggaggaaaaaggaataGAGGCCTGACTAGAGGACAGAAGCTCTAGAATGAGCCATTTCCGAGGGCCAGAGGCACAGGCTGTGTCtaccaaaacaaaagcaagagaCCTGGCTGAATACTGAATATTTATGTTTCTTGGCAGCGTTGTGTATATGTAGAGTACCTCCCACAGACACCATGGTTTGTGGCTGCTTAGCAGAAGAGAACTATAGAGCACACTGAGCTCTGTATGAGTTCCTGAAAAGGTTAGAAAGACTATCCCACAGATATTTTCTTTCCAATATGTGTATGTGTAATAGCTGTCTTAAGCAGTTATTTAGGCATTTACACTGAGCTTATCACTTTAATATCTCAGCTAAAGCTTGGTGGGGATTGTTTTTTGTAAATGTTCCCATTAAAACCAGAAATGTTCCCGACTCAACAGTCATTAACTTTTTGCATCAAAGATCTTCAGAAGATTTTTCCCTGGAAAGGATAGCCTAGAATTTGATGGTGAAGACTTTGGGCCAGCACATGGGAGAAGCAGGGCATAACACCTTACTTACCACACTGCAGATATGTTCAGTAACTTCAGGTTTTCTGGCAGCAACCACCTCTAAAAGCCCAAGAAATGCTCAAGGGCTGTAGAGGTAAATTAAACACCATGATCTTTCAGTCTCTGGCTTTTTCTTCTACTGACATCAGTCTGCAAAAACTGGAGTAGTGGTAGTTTTTAGTGATAAAACTCCCTGAAACTGAGCTGGTAACTAACTGTTTCCGAACAATTATAAACCTAGCCCAGAAGTGAAGATCTGATGGCCTGCTaccaaaatatacatacatacatacatgtatctCTTGCTTTCTCCCTGCAGTAACAATTATTTCAAAAGAATCTGAGATTAAACCTCAAGTAACTCAGCACTACGTATAAATGTCAGAGTCCTTTAGAATGTTAATTAGCTTCTTTGCTAGGACCTATGAAtatctctctcttcctcctgttctccctctctaaaataattttctgtttctgatgtCATTCCTGATAATCTTTCCTATATGCTTATTAACTTTGAATGTCTTGACTGCACACTAGGGAAATATTGTCCTTCGGTGAAAGTCCCTACAGGAAGTTGCAGGCGTTTTGCATTTATTGTGGTTATTTCAAATAttggaaaacagagagaagaagcAAAAGGCAACTCATGggtctttttaaagaaacttaaTACTTGTAGAACTTATCCAACATTCTTTTGCTCTTTTCAGTTCATGCAGTCATCTCTTTTGTTTACGGACCAGTGCTAAATACATTCTGGCATAATAAAACTATGTACATTTAATATTGCTAATAACACTTACTGCTTTGGCATTGAATTCTACTCTGAAGAGGGGAAATATGCTCTATTTTCAGAGTGCAAAAGTTAAATGATTTGGATTCAAGTAGATATAAGCTTCCATCCCAGATTTGCACTGAATCTTTGAGTTGAACCCTTACATGAATGTGATTGAGATTATATCTTTCCTTATGAGATGTATGAATTTTGGATTCCAAGGGGAAATGTTCAGTGTTCTAGTAAAGAATTTTGTGTGGAACTGCAGAGCTGTTTGACTGACTTCCTGTCTTCCCCTCCCTCTAAAGGTGGTCTCTTTAACTTCAGGTCAAAAGCATAAATTTGGACTTATCTGTGGAGCAACTGATAATACACAAAGTTCTGCACAGACAAatccaaagaacaaaaagaatctCGTCTGgccctttttaaatatttttttttctacaagcTGAATAGAACTGAAAGCTTCCAATGAATTCTCTGGATATTTGAAAGCAGAAATCAGTGACTCAGAAAATATGTTCTATTGCTGGTATTTCACAAGCCACTATTAAGATTTTGGACAACTGATTTGTCTTTTCTGTGCCCAGTCTCCTcctttattgaaaagaaaaaaaataaagttggaAAGATGATTCTAGTGTTTTCTCAGTGGTTATTACGATATCTTTCTCACTATTCTATGGCTGCCCTTTGGAATTCAGGAATGCATACTGTGagagtttttttctgattttcttggACTTCAGATTTGGTCAAAAATTATGCAGATCTCACTTGCAAAATTGTTAAGTGGCACAAAATCAAGCGAATGAAATGAAATCTGCCTGTAAATGTTGATATAGCATGCCAGATCTGTGTGTATGAGAAAGATCATATTACCCTACAGTGATAAATCCTCTCAGTGACATGAACCTCTTACTGACTTCGGTGTTTACTTGTTTAGTTCAAGTTTTAAAGGTTTGTGCTTTTTGATCTGACAATGCTGAGATCTTATTGTCCCATGTAAGTTCAGTGGGGAATGTTTTAGTGGCACTGATTTTTGAAGATTTACACAACTAACAGATGAATCTGAGAGCTTTTGGCGCCAATATATATCTTGCATTACCTAATATATTCATTTATCATGTTTCAATTGTTAAGCTTTCAGGGAAGATTATGGTGTTGAATTCCTGAGAAAAAATCTAATATTCTTACACTTGCAGCTAATTCTGTTGAACATGAATCAAAAAGAATATAGCTGGGATAACACTGGGTTAAGTTATTTAGAGATGGTTGTTTTTCGTAGCGTTAAAAACTAACCGCCAAATACCAAACAATCCAGAAACTGTATTAAAAGCTAGATATCAGAAGCCTGGCATTAATTACAAATTCCAGCCCTAATGTCAGTTgtgtaataataatatttttatttcttttgagttagatttgcaaaaagaaaaatctcaagcCTACAGCTCAAAATCATCATAACTTCTCcaattcctttttctggtcagaTCACTTGTGTACCAGTGTTCACCGATTagaatattttaatgtttatgtACTAAATCTTGCAAttgtttttctggaaaaatgGGAATTTCACCTATATTTACATGATGTCCCTTTGggtttcccttccctttcctccccttcccttcccttcccttcccttcccttccctttccttcccttgttTCCTTCTGAATTTCCTTAGTGTTTTTTGTAGCAATGACAGCTTTGACTAGGATAGAAATAGCAGGGTGGAGTTAGACCATTTTTACTGACAAAGTTGATTGATTAATCAGGCCTCTCAAGAAACCATCATTTTTTTGTGTACTGATGTATTCTTGGTAACTAAAACTTGCTTGATTTAGAAATCAGAGTCTGTATATTCCTGAATTCCTAGGCATGAATCAATATTTCTGGGTATATGGTAGGTGCTTACAGTGATACAGGATGTTTCAGAGTCTGGCCTAGGACCCTGGCACTTGACAAGGGTCTGTTCTTTAATTATGAGATGATTCAACAAAAATTGGTTTCCAACCCTTCAGAACAGCTGTGTTCAGATTTTAGAATCTGCATCCAGAGGTATTTATAAATACTGCATTCCTGTAAGAGAGACCTCTGAGAAGTGTCATAGGCTCTTTGCCCATACAGCATCCCTGGACATTGAGAGAGTATACTGATAACTGTCGTTCAGAAATCTTACTTAAAACATGGTAGTGGAAAATCGCTGCTTTGGGAATTCTAGCAGAGGTGAAAGGGGCTAGTTCAAAAAGCCAGGAGGCTGGACTCCACAGATTCACAGATTTATTAGATGACAGTGTAAACTTTCCTACCAATGTACCTCAGACCAAAAAATGAAGGGGAGATTTCTCAAGTGGAGGAGAGAGGTCGGCTGTGGGAGTGTTTCCTGCAGATGTTGGCTACTGAGGCTGCGAAAAGGGGCTTGACCCATCCCTTGCGTAACTCTGCACGCTCTAGCAACTTAGGCTGTCTCTTACTAGTGCAAGCTGTGATAATGGCTTTCCTCATGTGGAACCATGTTTACAGAAACCAGACCAAATTCCCTTTTAGTAACCTTGCAAAGCAAGGGACTGCAAGCCACTGCTCTCTATTTTCATAACTTTGAGGTAATTAGTGCCTGGCATCTGTAATGGAAATAAAGTGCATAACATCAGAGTTTCTAAAATGATACTGTTTTCAttatatgtttaatttttcaaagaaCATAAAGTCAGCTACATCAAACTACCAAGGAGCCTTTTTCAATTAAAGCCTCTGTCTTtacaagtgctttttttcttttcttcttaagaCGTATAAATGGTTTGAACCATaaagagaaagataaaaggaaCCCCAAAGACTGTTTATACATAACCTTTAAGACTGCCACTACTTATTTTGTAGGAAAGATTATTTTGACTGGTTGCTATTGGAGCAAGTTATAGAGCAGCCTGACATAACTCAAAGTTGCTTTGCAGTGCTACAGAGGAGGATATTGACTGGAAAGATGCCTTACCTAGTACTGGGAGGTTTCACCTCACACTGTAGATCTGGCATCCAGACTTCATGCACTTCTCTGCCAAAGGTGACATTCTTATATCATACTGTCATTCAGCTGTTTATGATCCACGCTTTGCATTACTTAGTTCACCCAGATTTGGAGGAAAACATATAAGTGGTTTACAGCCAGTTCCCCTCAACTGTGTTGAAGTGTCCTCCACTATAGCTTAATACTCGAACTGTGTGTGATTGTGCATCATTGCTATAATGTACTTTATATGGGAGGAAGAGATTAGAACCACAGGACATTGTATTTATCCTTGGAGACTGGGCATAGCTGTGGAAAGGCGACTCTGAATTTATGGCATATATCTCCCAGACCTCTTAGCCCAGGGTTTTACCTAGGAAGCTTGGGATCAGGATCCATGTCATTTAGTTGTCAGGACAGTGTTTGAATGGAAGGTTTCCAGTGTGTTTCACTGAGGTCATTTAAAAACCCTGGCATTGTAGCTTTTTTGGTCAGCCTTGAATTGGCTACCAATGGCATATGGTTCTGTGTTTCGCTGTAGATGCTATTTGATATCTTAATGCTAGGAATGCTGGTCTAACAGCCACATAACTTTGGATAAACTGATCCAAATGGTGAAGTGCTTATTCAGGCAaaatttgctgtttgttttcctgaGATAAAggctaaataaaaagaaaagcaggactTTAGGAACTGGCCCCTTAAAAGCTGGAAGACAAGAGTTTGGAGACAACTAAAGGAAGATCAAATCATAAGAGTCCAGTACAGACAGCACtaattttttatctttatttttatattttcttgtaTATTATCTACAAGCACAAGCgttcatatttttaatgtaaaaatgcaTACAGatcattatatatataaaaaacaaatagCCTTGTAGCAAACTGCCAGATGCAACTATCCCCAGGTTTGGGGACAACTTGTCTGGATCCAAGTGCAAACTTAATGGCTGATCCTCACTTCCATCATTAGTTGCACTGAACCCCCAGATATGAAGATACTTAAAGTTCTAGGGAAGTTTTGGTTCCTGATCCAGGTCTTGCAGCATGGGCATGACTAACTCTTCATCAAttgaagataaatatttaaaaactttataAATGACAATCAACTTGTTGTAGGAAACAAGTGTCCATCtcacctttcttccccttttttgtttctctttgttctCAACCTTTTCCCACAGAAACGAAAAGGGTAGAAGAGAGGAATTTAATGCTAGTGTCATATATGTACATTTAAATAGCAGTAGTAGAAACAGAATTTAAACTGTTCATGTCTGCTGTGGAAAAGCTACTGAATTTGGGTTCATGTTGCATTTGGCCTTTTCAATGCTTCAGCACATTTTGGCTCAATTTTCACATTGTAGAAATAGGACATTTCTATAGCATAGCTGATAATATGTTGCAACATTGTGAGCAACAGTAAATCAGATTGCATTTAATACTAGGTAGTATGTATCAACAGATTATAATATTCTATATCATAACTGGCTTGACAAGCAGCCCattacacagaggaaaaaaaattaatgagcaATTAAGTAAAGAAatctgtgtttgtgtgggaggAAAGGTCACAAAATAGAAGCCTCCTTTTTGACTGAATGTTTATCATATTCGGCAGTTTCCAAATTCAGTCTTTGCAAAGGAATGTTACTATTTTTATTAGAGGTTCTTTATGTAATAAGTCATGTTTGCACAGTGGAACATTTTCTTTCACCAGGATTTTACGACTTCCCCATACCAGACAGTGTAAGCAAAGATGTAACTTGCTGAGATTCTTTTGGAAAATATTAGGGCCATAACTTAGCTCCTCTTTCCTTTCAGCTCTCCCAGTTTGAATATGactaatttattttctgttgtaattcatatattatatttttgtattttaaatgtcgCTCTACTCTGAAACCCAAGACAGGCTTTTAGAGAAAAAAACCAGTTCATATTGTCCTAGAGAGGGATAAATCAGTTGCTTAGAGTACTGACGTAATGACTTTCCTCATCAACTGTACTGACATGGGATTTACAGgtaaagattttgtttgttttagattcATGCAAcataactgattttaaaaatagtgcCTGAACAAATGCTCACTCTCGCTCCTGATGTTATAACCTACATGACTGCAAGTTCAGACCTTCAGCTAATGACTACTGGTGCACAAATAGATGCTAGCTCATTCTCTTACATTTGTATTGATTCTGCATTACTAACAGGACTAAAAAGGCAAAATCTGACTTTTTATAGAAGTTAGAGATGACCAATAGTTTGGGAACAGATGTGTCAAAGACATTTCATCTGTTGCCAGAAACTCCTGCCCAGAGCAACACAGTGAAGTTTCCACTGCAGCATCTGTAGCTGATGTACAGCAGCTTACCTGAATATGGGGGGCAAAATGTAGACACGGATTCCAAAAGAGTGAGTGAATTTTCACTATCTAGACTGGggtaaacagagaaaataaataacagcCCAAATAAAATGTACATTTGAAAGTGATGTCCTTAATGTTGATTGGGTTAGAGATGTGGATGAgagaatgttttaaagaaatttacTTTGGTGAAGTACCGTTAAGTCAATCCTACTGAAAAGGCCTAACTTAGGACTTCTCCCTGTTCACAGGGATATACAGGCTTCATTATCCAGTCTGTTCCACCATTTATGTGGCTTACTATAACTGTATATAGTGCTATCATATCAAATATCCTCACTCTCCTACATCTGTGGCAAATTGTGTTTGATAGAATTTTGGCGTTCTTTCCTCACAGAGGCAAATAACCATACAAAGTGCAAAGCGGTGGAGAATAGTTGTGAGTGGTTTGCTATGAGAGGGCTGCTCTTCAAAGGAGAATACAACTAATATCCCCATTTGTCATCCCACCCTTTGTCTATGGTTCTACGTGACGCCAAACTGAGATGCCTAAAGGGCTGCAATATAACTGGTAAGAGACATAACCTGCATGCTTTGTATCCCAGGCACCAAAACCTGATAAAATGCACTTTCACTTGAATGTGCTAAATTAACTTACAAAACCCTGTGCTGGTTTAAACCACAGATTGCTTCAAACAACATCTGGAAGTTTAAACAGCTGGAAGTTAGGGCCTTTTGATACAGTAAAGGCCATTTACATCTGATTTACATTTGAGACTTTAAATGCTTGCCTTTCCTATGgtttcagttctttttcagtAGAAGACAGAGTAGGAGGAACTACTTGAATTGAAGTAAgaccaaaagcaaaaatgtaaacaaaagctATAAACTACCCATAACTAAATCAATAGTAATATGGTTATCTTTTTAGTTTGATTTCCCAGCACATACAGTCCAATTCCCCCAAGTACAGCACTGCACTTTGAggggaaaatgctgaaatgccaCTGGACAAGCTGATTATTTCTTGATGAGGTCTGCAGTTTCAGAGGATATGGAAAAGCAACTGAACTTCAGACCTGTTGAAATGTGTGTCCTGCTGGCTAAACTCACTGTAGggtctgaaaaatatttgtcctATATTTTTTGCATACTTTGCATACATTGGCACTCAAAGATTTGACAAAAAAACACGAGCAAGGACAGCTTGGAGTAAAAGCACACAATGCGCCAGTTTAGAGCTGGTGACAGGTGTCAGATGAAACTTCTGGTACAACACAGCAGCCTCTAAGTGTATTCAGTCATTGAGCATATCAGTTGTGATGGTTGTTGCTGGACTGAGGACTGAGTCTTACTCCCCAGTGGCCACTGTGTAGCTGGCTGGTTGGAAATGATGTTTAGGCACTACTAACTTGGAGGGAATTGGATCCAGCATTGTAGAAGCAGAAGATGTTCTGTCAGTGCCAATCCCCACAATCATCTAGTCctttggagtttttttgttttgtttttaatgttagcCAGAAGCTAAGTAcattttgaaacaggaaaaaaagtctgaCCCATGTTACTCAGAAAGGACAGTGGTGTGGtttgtcttttctatttttttaatagcaaagctTTGACCATCCTTTACTAAAGTGTGCTCTGCTTGCTTCATCCCTGCCCCAAGCTCATATGCTCTATAATGCTTCTCTAGCTTAATACAGCTCTTTTTAGCTGCTGATTTTGGTAAGCATCTTGTTAATAGCCTGCTTGACATGGGTGGTGGAGCTCCGTCTCCGAGTCTTGCCCTGCACCATCTTTCGACGCCGTACCTCACGACACAACTCATAGAAGGCCTCCATAATGTTGCCTTCTCCTGTGCAAGCAGAGCACTCATAAAATGCACATGCTAGTTCTGTGGCCAGCTTTTCACCTTCCTCTGTGCTGACCTGCCTGGAGTGATCCAGATCTGCTTTGTTCCCCACCAGGATCAGAGTGACGTTCTTGGGTTTTTTAACTTCATCCAACAAGTTCTTAAGTGGCAGCACTTCCTCAAAGCTGCCTCTGTCCGTGATGTCATAGACCAGCACAAAGCCTTCACCCCACCGGACATGTCCTTCTTTCTGAATAGCATCTTCCTGTTTTGAAAAGACAGATACCAGGCTTTAGAAATCGGGTTTTGGAAAAAGACACCAGCCCTTCAGATAGATGTTGGCCCCCAAGCCTGCAAAGCCATGTCCATCTCCTTGACTTTGTACTGTATGCACATCACCATTTTTAATGTGTGGCACTCTGTCAAGTTGTCAAGGGCAGGGTGGTAGCAGGTAATCAGAACTGGGTCTCTGTTGAACAATATCCGGCATATGGACTGCATAGGACTGTTCAGTGTGAGCACCTGCCATGTTCTCAAAGCAAGGAGGGCTGGCTGAGACAAAACTACTCTACCGTTTGGTGGGAATCATTTAATAGGTGAATTTGTGTGGGTACATGTGTAGGTCACCCAAGCCTCTGGTTGTCGAGCTTCATCAGTCGGCTGTGTAAATAGACTGTGACTTTGTGCACAACAGTAACATGGGTTGGCCCAGAATCAAGGAATGAgaacaaaatcattttaatgcTAGTGTAAATTCTGCCTTTGTTTGTTCCTCCTGTGTTTGAAAACTTTGAATGAGGTTCCTTACAGCAGGGTCTGGATCCAGCACAGTGGGTCTGGCAGCAAGCTGATGGTGGGGACAAGGGGCACTCTGCTCAGAAGCAAATCTCAGTCTCCAGAAGCGGGTATGCCTGCCCCCTTTTACACAGCCACCACTGCACTCCCCTTCTCTACTATCTATCCCAGTCAAGGTATTGGATATTAATACGTGTAGCCACACACCTGACCAGCTGTGTCTAGTATCTCCATGGAAACCACTTCATCATCAATGGTAGCTTGGTGACGATATGTAGACTCTAAAATAAGAACACATTTTGCAAAATTTATTAAAAGAGGGTCATTTTTTCTATCTTCCTTATGGTTACCCCAGCATAAGACGTGATATAACATATAGCTTCACTAAATTTCACTTGTTGGAGGTCTTCCAGCCAGTCTGGAGCACACTCAAGTCCTGCTTTCTACAAATGAGAATCTTTTACCTCTCCCTATATGGCAGAGCGGCTCTTTCTTTCAAATGTCTTGTACCTATAGCAGGCTGTACCAGTGGACATTGTactctgcaccccaaaaaaggatAACCTCCTGCAGTAAAGAGATctgcaaggctgcaggcagtATTTCACTTTCACTCATAGGAATATGAAAATTCACTCAAAAACTGCTGCTCTCAAAGTATCCAGCTCAAGGGCTTGTCACTGCTTAGCTTGAAATATGACAAGACTGAAGCTGGTATGGTTGCAGATCAGGGATCTTTTCAGGCTAACCACTAAGCACAGGCCTTATACTGTGATAAAATTACAGAACAGTTAGCTATTTTAGGAATGTCTCTTTGAAACATGCTGAAATCATCACATTCTCCTGTCCTAGCAAGGGCTCAAGCACTGATTTCCCTCTTCATGATTTATAAGAATCGCCAGTGGGCATTAAGCATTTACACTATACTACAGGAAAAAGGAACCTGTTTACTGCCTCTCAGTTGAGCCAGGCAACTAATCAGAAACCTAATGACAAAAGGACTTGTTTTATCTTAATGAGCTGGTACGTTAAATTTGATAGCATTTGACCTAAAACTTGGAAAATCATCTGTGCTAACATTCAGATTTATTACTGTTGCTAGCTTGCAGATGTCCCATATCAAAAGGCAA from Dromaius novaehollandiae isolate bDroNov1 chromosome 1, bDroNov1.hap1, whole genome shotgun sequence encodes the following:
- the RERG gene encoding ras-related and estrogen-regulated growth inhibitor codes for the protein MAKSAEVKLAIFGRAGVGKSALVVRFLTKRFIWEYDPTLESTYRHQATIDDEVVSMEILDTAGQEDAIQKEGHVRWGEGFVLVYDITDRGSFEEVLPLKNLLDEVKKPKNVTLILVGNKADLDHSRQVSTEEGEKLATELACAFYECSACTGEGNIMEAFYELCREVRRRKMVQGKTRRRSSTTHVKQAINKMLTKISS